One Halanaerobium hydrogeniformans genomic window, TACGAAGCTTTCTTTTTCTTTTACCAGATTTTTTAGTTAAAATATGACTGTGAAATCCTTTATGACGCTTAATTTTTCCACTGGCAGTAGTTTTAACTCTTTTTGCTATACCTTTATGTGTTTTAATCTTTGGCATGAATTTCCCTCCTTCTCTAAATTAAAGGATCAATGCACTTTAATTTAATCATCAAGATCTGGAGTTAGAAACATCATCATATTTCTACCTTCCATCTTAGGCTTACTTTCTACCTTACCGATATCATCTGTTTGTTCGATCAGACGATCCATAAGGTTATAGCCTAATTCTTTATGCATCATTTCTCTACCTCTAAAACGGATTCTTACCTTTACTTTATCCTTGTTGTTTAAAAATCTGCGAGCTTGCTTTAATTTTACATTAAAGTCGTGATCCTCTATTTTAACACCCATCTGAACTTCTTTGACATTCATTACATTCTGGTTTTTCTTGGCTTCTTTCTCTTTTTTAGCCTGTTCATATTTATATTTTCCATAATCCATTATTCTACAAACAGGTGGATTAGCCTGGGGAGCAACCTCAACTAAGTCCAAACCCTGTTCTGCAGCACTGTCTAGTGCTTCATCCCGTGACTTGATACCAATCTGATTACCCTCGGGATCGATTAGCCTAACCTTTTTTGCTCTAATACGATCATTGACTCTTAAATCATTAACGATATTTATGCACCTCCTGAGTGATATAGAAAACAAAAAACGGATGGTAGAAACCACCCGTTAAATACAAAATCAGTAGAACAAATATACTTTAAAAGCATATTTCTACAGCAAAATAGCTATAACTCTGCTGCAATTAAATTACTGATATTAACCAGCTCTGCTGGTGAGAAACAGGTGTCTCTACTTTCTTTTCCTTAATGAGTATATCACAGCCAAAAACACCTGTCAAGAATATCAGCTTAACTTTGTGCTATTTTAGTTCATTTATTTAAGCCAGCTCGTTACTTCTTCAAGAGCTTTTCTTTTCGGTGAACTAACCTCGCCAGCAGGCACACCAAGTGGAGTAATTAAGGCCAGATCAAAAATGCTTTTATCAAAATCTGCCTCTAGACTGGCCTTTATCTCTAAAGCAGCATAATTCTGACTTGTCATCCAGCAGGTTCCA contains:
- the rpmI gene encoding 50S ribosomal protein L35, with product MPKIKTHKGIAKRVKTTASGKIKRHKGFHSHILTKKSGKRKRKLRKATMLDKTYQKRYKKLLPYK
- the infC gene encoding translation initiation factor IF-3, which gives rise to MVSTIRFLFSISLRRCINIVNDLRVNDRIRAKKVRLIDPEGNQIGIKSRDEALDSAAEQGLDLVEVAPQANPPVCRIMDYGKYKYEQAKKEKEAKKNQNVMNVKEVQMGVKIEDHDFNVKLKQARRFLNNKDKVKVRIRFRGREMMHKELGYNLMDRLIEQTDDIGKVESKPKMEGRNMMMFLTPDLDD